Part of the candidate division WOR-3 bacterium genome, GGTGAGCAGGAAAACCCAGGCCGGACCGGCGCGGATGAGGCCGAGGACGGCAGCGGCACACGCGCCAAGGAGAAGGTCGGAGATGAGAAAACGAGGAGTGATGAGCGCTGGGTGATGAACCCGGAGCGCCGAGTGAGTGCCGAGGAAGCCTCCGAGCACGGTGCCGAGCATGAACGCTACGACCAGCAGGGCGACGCCGGAGTAGACCGAGTCAAACCGCACCTGCCAGGCGAAGATCAGCAGAGCCGATACCGCGGCCCCCGAGTAACCGGAAGTCAGAATCGCGAACCCGCGGCGGAAAGGCCGTCCGCGTACCCGCGCGCCCGCGAGGCCCGCAACCAGCATGACCAGGCTGAGAAGAAGTACGATGTACGATGAACGATGTACGATGTCCGACGAACCCAGCCGTGCGTACAGGGCGCCGAATGCCGGCGAGACCAGCCGATTCTCCCGCACCATGTTCAGGAACAACTCGCGCGGGAAGGCCGTCGTCGAGACGCCGAACGCCGAGCGCCGAACGTCGAACGCTGAGTCGATACCGCCCGCGGCCGGATGCAGGGCGGCGGCAAAGGTCCGCTGGCGGAACGGGTCGAGCAGGCTGGCGACATAGCCGGGATCGAGCAGCTTCGGCGGTTCTGAAAGCGTGGCCAGGCGGGAGACGAGAGCCTCAGCCGCGACGTTCAGCGCGCGGTCAGAGGCGAGCAGGAGCGGGAAATCCGCCGCCATCGGCTGCGCGTGCTCGAAGGCGGCCAGAAGCGTTCGCTGGCGGGTGGAGAGGATGCGCCCTGCGTCAAGAGAGAGACTGACCGGGTTTCCCGGTCCGGGAATCGCGAGGATGCCGCCGGGCGCGAGGCGCTCGCGGCAGAGCCGGTAGAACTCGGCGGCAAAGAGACGGCTGGAGCCGAGACTGCCGGGCGCGGCGTCGGTCAGGATGATGCAGTCGAAGGCGGCAGGGCGCGTACGGAGAAACATCACGGGGTCGGAGATGACGAGGGAGAAACGAGGAGGGGGCAGAGAAGAGTCGGACGACAGCGCAGCAAGAGACGTGCGAGCCAGCACCGGGTCGAGCTGGATGGCCACTACCTCGATGTCCGGCCGGAATCGGGAAAGCGCTGCCGGGATTGCGAGGTCGTGGCCGAGGACCAGGACGCGGCAGGCGGCCGGATGGCAGAGCACCGGCAGCAGCGCCAGCTCCTCGATTCTCTCGCTCTGGGTCGGGGGAATGGCCAGGGTCGGAAGTCCGTCGTAGAGGATGAGATGCTGGCCGGACCGCTCCATCCGGATGGTCTTGCCATAGGGCGAATTGGCGACCGAGGCGACGTGCTGGCCGCGCCAGGCCCTGCTCCACGCCCAGCGCTCAATCGGCAGGGCACACACCAACGAGGCAAGCACTCCCAATCCGAGGATCCAGGTTGCCCATTTCGTCCGTGTTCGTCCCGGTCCGATTCCCGCAGCCGCGATGAGCGGCAGCGCTGACAGCGCCACAACTGCCAGCGACGACAGGCGGTTGAGCAGCAGGAAACAGGCCAGACCGCCGAGGGCCGTCCCGATGCCCTCCCAGACATAGGCGGAGCCGATACCCTGAGTCCTGCGGGCGGCAGCGGCCACGAACAAAGCGCCATGGGTTGCTGCCGGAAGGAGCACGACCAGGAAGGTTGCCAGCAGCAGAAGCGGAATCGAGAGGGTTTCGCCCGGGAGGACGCCAAGCAGCGGACGCACCAGGATTGCCGCCGGCACCGCAGCGAGGGAGGTGAGGAGGGAGAGAGTGATGAGTGATGAGTAGTGAGCGATGAATGAGGAACGAAGACCGTAGAGCCGGGCGCCGAGGGCTTCGCACAGGACCCAGGCCGCGACCGTGACGCCGACGGAGAACTCGTTACCACCATACGCGGCCATAAGTTCGCGCAACAGGACCAGTTGCCCGGCAATCCCCAGGCAGCCGACGGCGACCAGCAGCAACGCCGACCGCCGACCGCTAACTGCCCACTCCCGACTCTCGATTCCCGACTCTCGACTCTGGACTGCGAACATGGCTGCTTATCGTAGGGCAGGCGAGCGGAGAGTCAACGGCAGAAGGGATGAAAGGCGGAAGGGATGAAGGATGAAGAGGGAAGAGGGAAGAGGGAAGAGGGAACTACCGGCTTCAGTTCCTTCTGTTTCATCCTCCTTCTTCGTTGTGGCAGGGCTTGAGTAGTTTCGGCTTTCTGGTAAGATACCGCCCGTGGGTATCGCCCGGCTGATCGACCACACGCTGCTCAAGCCCGATGCCCGGCCGGAACAGGTCGAACAGCTCTGCGCCGAGGCGGTTGAATGGGGCTTTGCCACCGTCTGCGTCAATTCCTGCCACGTATCGTTGTGCCGGAGGAGATTGGAAGGTACGGCCGTCAGGGTCGGCACCGTAATCGGGTTTCCGCTGGGCGCGATGCTGCGTGAGGCAAAAGCGGCTGAGGCGGCGGCCGCGGTCAATCTCGGCGCCGACGAACTGGACATGGTCATGAACATCGGCTGGCTCAAGACGGGCGCGGAAGAGATGGTCGTTTCCGACATTCACCGCGTGCTCGATGCAGCCCAGGCGCGAACGGTGAAGGTTATCATCGAGACCTGTCTGTTGACTGGGGCGGAGAAGGAGCGGGCG contains:
- the deoC gene encoding deoxyribose-phosphate aldolase, translating into MGIARLIDHTLLKPDARPEQVEQLCAEAVEWGFATVCVNSCHVSLCRRRLEGTAVRVGTVIGFPLGAMLREAKAAEAAAAVNLGADELDMVMNIGWLKTGAEEMVVSDIHRVLDAAQARTVKVIIETCLLTGAEKERATQLVVESGAAFVKTSTGFSTGGATVEDVMLLARVAAGRIGVKASGGIRDYATGLKMIEAGATRLGTSSGVAIVKEERNQGFEESRGQGRK